In the Heterodontus francisci isolate sHetFra1 chromosome 6, sHetFra1.hap1, whole genome shotgun sequence genome, one interval contains:
- the LOC137371587 gene encoding putative nuclease HARBI1 — protein sequence MSREAVTHLCALLNEDLQQMGFGGHPLLVALKVTVALNLYTSASFQGPTGDLCGVTQSAVHRCIREVTDALYRRAGDHVRFRTDPERQAQRVIGFASIAGFPQLVCDHRKRFIQVYAHFPDNCHDAFILCQPQVPLLFTELAQIEGWILGDKGYPLQTWLLTTLRNTTSDAKERYNACHRSTRATIKQAIDMLKLRFRCLDKSGGALQYAPERVACLISVCCALHNFALNRGEALQDEERREQDSSSDDKDAEGLQQEMRMGGRTASWQRL from the exons atgtcgagagaggcagtgacacatctctgtgccctactCAATGAGGACCTGCAGcagatgggctttggtggacatcctttgCTTGTGGCCCTCAAAGTAACAGTGGCTCTTAACctctacacctctgcatcatttcagggacccaccggagaCCTATGTGGGGTGACacaatcagcagtgcaccgctgcatcagggaggtcaccgatgccctgtaccggagggccggtgaccatgtccgcttcaggacagaccctgagaggcAGGCCCAGAGGGTCATTGGATTTGcctccatcgcgggattcccacag ctggtatgtgatcaccgtaaGCGCTTTATACAAGTCTATGCCCACTTTCCAGAcaactgccatgatgccttcatcctgtgccagccccaggtgccactgctgttcactgaactagctcagatcgagggatggattcttggagacaagggctaccccttgcagacatggctcctgacaacgTTGAGAAACACCACCAGTGATgcaaaggagagatacaatgcctgccacagatctacaagagccaccattaaaCAGGCAATCGACATGCTGAAGttgcgcttccgctgcctggataaaTCGGGTGGGGCCCTACAATACGCACCAGAAAGGGTTGCTTGTCTCatttctgtttgctgtgctctgcacaactttgcactaaataggggggaggccttgcaggatgaggagagacgtgagcaggactcctcctcggaCGATAAGGATGCAGAGGGCTTACAGCAGGAAATGCGCATGGGAGGACGGACAGCGTCCTGGCAGCGCTTGTAG